A single Sporomusaceae bacterium DNA region contains:
- a CDS encoding riboflavin synthase, producing the protein MFTGLVEELGRVKSMTRGARSVRLTVGAKAIMAGVKLGDSIAVNGTCLTVVDFSDSWFTADVMPETVERTAMAGLKSGDAVNLERTLRVGDRLGGHIVSGHIDGVGVIRSKETNDNAVIVRIEAPAAVMRYIVEKGSVAIDGISLTVVAAGPDWFTVSLIPHTAAVTTLGFKGVGSPVNLEADVIGKYVEKLLGLAPPQGAGGRKGLSAGFLAEHGFTL; encoded by the coding sequence ATGTTTACCGGGCTTGTGGAAGAATTGGGCAGGGTTAAGTCGATGACGCGCGGCGCGCGGTCGGTGCGGCTGACGGTGGGCGCGAAGGCGATCATGGCCGGTGTGAAGCTGGGCGACAGCATCGCCGTCAACGGCACCTGCCTGACGGTGGTGGACTTCAGCGACAGCTGGTTCACGGCCGATGTGATGCCGGAGACGGTGGAGCGGACGGCGATGGCCGGGCTGAAGAGCGGCGACGCCGTCAACCTGGAGCGGACGCTACGGGTTGGCGACCGGCTGGGCGGCCATATCGTCAGCGGCCATATCGACGGTGTGGGCGTCATCCGGTCGAAGGAGACAAACGACAATGCGGTGATCGTGCGTATCGAGGCGCCGGCCGCGGTGATGCGGTACATAGTCGAAAAGGGGTCGGTCGCCATCGACGGCATCAGCCTGACGGTGGTGGCGGCCGGGCCGGATTGGTTCACCGTTTCCCTCATCCCCCACACGGCGGCGGTTACGACGCTGGGGTTCAAGGGGGTTGGGTCGCCGGTCAACCTGGAGGCCGACGTCATCGGCAAGTATGTGGAGAAGCTGCTGGGGCTGGCGCCGCCGCAGGGCGCCGGCGGCCGCAAGGGCCTGAGCGCCGGTTTTCTGGCCGAACACGGTTTTACGTTATAG
- the ribD gene encoding bifunctional diaminohydroxyphosphoribosylaminopyrimidine deaminase/5-amino-6-(5-phosphoribosylamino)uracil reductase RibD, producing MYDVQDIAYMRKALEIARRACGRTSPNPLVGALVVKDGRVVGEGCHLCAGTPHAEVHALAAAGEAARGATVYVTLEPCCHFGRTGPCADALIAAGVKKVVAAMTDPNPKVCGQGLDRLRAAGVEVVEGVLAAEAARLNEAFLKWVTTGMPFGVMKTAMTLDGKIATRSGLSKWITGPAARERVHRLRDECDAILVGVGTVLADDPELTARLPEGGGKNPLRIVVDSAARTPLTAKVVADGLAPTIIAVTEAAPAGHVAALKAAGAEVLVLPRGATGVDLRALWRVLGERKLTSVLVEGGAAVNAAALAANVIDKIYAFVAPKIFGGAAAPGPVGGAGADAVDGALLLEDMSAEAVDGDILITAYPAAREGRDVYRACGRIGQG from the coding sequence GGTTGTCGGCGAGGGGTGCCACCTGTGCGCCGGCACGCCGCACGCCGAGGTGCACGCGCTGGCGGCTGCCGGCGAGGCGGCCCGCGGGGCGACGGTGTATGTGACGCTGGAGCCTTGCTGCCATTTCGGCCGCACCGGCCCGTGCGCCGACGCGCTGATCGCCGCCGGGGTGAAGAAGGTGGTGGCGGCGATGACCGACCCCAACCCGAAGGTGTGCGGCCAGGGGCTTGACAGGCTGCGCGCCGCCGGCGTCGAGGTCGTCGAGGGGGTGCTGGCCGCGGAGGCTGCGAGGCTGAACGAGGCGTTCCTCAAGTGGGTGACGACCGGGATGCCGTTCGGGGTTATGAAGACGGCGATGACGCTTGACGGCAAGATCGCCACCCGTAGCGGCCTGTCGAAATGGATTACGGGGCCGGCGGCCCGCGAGCGCGTCCACCGGCTGCGCGACGAGTGCGACGCCATCCTCGTCGGGGTGGGGACGGTGCTGGCCGACGACCCGGAGCTGACTGCCCGCCTGCCTGAGGGCGGCGGCAAGAACCCGCTCAGAATCGTTGTCGACAGCGCGGCGCGCACGCCGCTGACCGCGAAGGTGGTGGCCGACGGGCTGGCGCCGACAATCATCGCCGTTACGGAGGCGGCCCCGGCCGGACACGTGGCGGCCTTGAAAGCCGCCGGAGCGGAGGTGCTTGTGCTGCCGCGGGGGGCGACGGGCGTCGACCTCCGCGCCCTATGGCGCGTGCTCGGCGAGCGCAAGCTGACGAGCGTGCTGGTGGAGGGCGGAGCGGCAGTTAACGCGGCTGCTTTGGCCGCCAACGTTATTGATAAGATTTACGCCTTTGTAGCGCCGAAGATATTCGGCGGCGCCGCGGCGCCAGGGCCGGTGGGCGGCGCGGGCGCGGACGCGGTGGACGGGGCGCTGCTGCTGGAGGATATGAGCGCCGAGGCTGTGGACGGCGATATTCTGATAACCGCTTATCCGGCGGCGAGGGAGGGACGCGATGTTTACCGGGCTTGTGGAAGAATTGGGCAGGGTTAA